CTTCGGCACTGGAGCGAGAGGGCGTTAGTTGCCGCTTAGATGACCAGGATAGGAGGTTATTGCCGAGAAAAACGCAGTAACCAGATGTGGATCGCCTAGTAGTGGGGCAGCCTGCCCAATCAGCGTCAGAATAAGCAACGAGTGAGGTGGGAGAAGATGCATATAACTGAAGACCAAGGTCAGTGGTTCCCTAAATGTACCGAATGATCCTTTTGAGGGCATGCATATGCTGCTCTCGAGGATCGTGCATGAAGAGAAATACCTGCTAAACTGCGTAAGAAATATCTGGTCTAGTAAACGTGAGATACTGTAATGCTCCGGCAAGACTCCGATAAAGAGTGGGGTCCTTGACAGGAGGACCATGGCAAGTAAACTTGGCACCCGGTTCAACCGGGGTCCGACAAGGGTGACAAGTGGGCATACCGGCCCGCTCGATAACCTCAGTGGCATACTGTTTCTGTGAGAGGAAAAGACCAGAAGCAGTACGAGTGGCGTGAACCCCAAGAAAGTAGTTCAATGGGCCCAAATCAGTCATAGCAAATTCCTTATGTAAGGAAGAAATAATCTGCTGAAGTAAACCTGTGGAAGAGGCAGTCAAGATAATATCAACATATAATAGTAGGTACGCAGTGGCGGATCCCTGGTGATAAATAAAAATAGAGGTGTCACATCGACTTTGATGAAAGCCGAGCCTCTGAGCATAACCTGCAAAGCGCTGAAATCAAGCGCGAggggcctgtttaaggccatataaAGATTTCTGCAATAAGCAGACGTGATCCGGGTATCTGGGATCCCGAAACCCTGGTGGCTGATGCATATACACAGTCTCTGAGAGCTGTCCGTGAAGAAAGGCGTTCTTAACATCTAGCTGATGAATATGCCAGTGTCTAGAGACCGCAAGACTGAGGACAGTGCGTATCAATGCCGGTTTAACAACCGGGCtaaaagtctcatcacaatcaatgccAACCTGTTGGCTGCGGCCGTTAGCAACCAGTCGAGCCTTGTACCTTCTCAAATTACCTTCTGCATCATACTTGTGCTTAAagagccacatggagcgaactatgttcgtgtccgatgggcgaggcacaagagtccaagtacagttgttaattaaagcattatattcatcagtcatagcttgtttccagtTAGGGACGTGAAGAGCGTCAAGGTAAGTGCGTGGGATAGGAGATATGACAGTGGTGTGAAGGTTAAGTCGTTGCACCGGTTTGGTGGTGCCAAGGCGTGTGCGTGTGATCATAGGATGAGTAGAAGTGAAGGAGGATGTAGCCTCTgaaggaggaggctgtgtctccggaAGGTGGTGCTGGGTGGTGGTTGTGacggtagcctcagtaggaggaggctgaGTCTCCGGTAAGGAATCAGTATGTGATGTGGTATCTGTAGCCTCCGTAAGAGGAGGCTGAGTCTCCGGGGATGGATCGGGAGTAGGAGTGGATAAGGAAAAAGATCAGAAAAATAAGCTTGGCGGAGGATCCAGAAAGTCATATGGCGGTGGCTGAGTGGGTGTCATGGAACCAAACGGAAATGAATTCTCATCGAAGGTGACATGACGGGAGAGAATGATTCGGTTGGTGGTGAGATCCAGACAGCGGTAACCCCGATGATTGGAAGGGTACCCGAGAAAGATACATGGAGTGGAGCGAGGAGCAAGTTTGTGTGTGGTGGGAAGGTGAGGGTAGTAAAGGCAACCGAAGACTCGAAGAGTGGCATAGTTAGGTTTTTGTTTGTAGAGACGGAAGTGCGGGATATCATGATTGATGACAGAAGAAGGAAGAATGTTAAGTAGGTAGGCTGCCATGTGAAGAGCTTCCACCCAGTAAGTGGGCGGGAGATGAGCTTGAAACAATAAGGTGCGAATTAGATTGTTAATGGTGCGGAGCATGAGTTCGGACTTTCCATTTTGCTGAGAGGTGTGAGGGCAGGAGAATCGGAATTGGATACCATTGGTTTGAAGAAGTTGATGGAAAGCGGTGTTATTGAATTCACCCCCATTATCACATTGAAAGGCTTTGATTTCTTTGTTAAATTGAGTGCGAACAAATGTACGAAATTGTATGAATGTGCTAAGTGCGTCAGATTTATTGCGTAGCAGAAAGACCCATACATAGTGCGAAAAATGATCAAGGaagataatataatattttaaaccacTGAGGCTAGAAACAGGAGATGCCCATAAATCAGAATGGATAATATCAAAAGtagcattaacattaacattagaaCTAGAAACAGAAAAAGGGAGTCACACGTGTTTGCCAAGCTGACAGGCATGACAAAGAACGGGAGACGACGttttattacaaataatatctttattagaaaGGAGTCTTCGGAAAACATCATGTTCGGGATGTCCGAGACGCTGATGCCATGTAACCGGACTGGTGAGAAGAGCCTGCTGAGAAAAGTGAGAATTTGGTGATGTAAGTGGGTAAAGATCTccggtgctatcacatcggagAAGCAGACGCTGTGTCAAATAATCTTTCACAgaaaaaccaaaaggatcaaattcaacCGAAACGAGATTATCACGAGTAAATTGACGAACATATATGAGGTTTTTAACGATGTTAGGGGTTACAAGTACATTATTTAGATGTAATGGTCGGTGGTCATTGGGTAACAAGCTATGGCCGGTGTTAGTGACGGGAATGGTGTTTCCGTTACCAACGAAAACTGATGaatatttgcaattattaaaaacAGTACTAAGATTATTGATACTAGAGGTAAGATGTAAAGACGCACCCGTGTCCATGTGCCACTCGGCACGACCGTAATCGGGCTGAGATGTGTAAAGACATTGAGCTTGCTGTTGAGCCTGCTGTTGGGCTTGAATAATTTTCAAAAGTTGAGCATTAGTATCGTTATCCATAGCTAGaggcttttttttttcttttcggaaTCAGATCAGTCAGAATAGCTAATTAAAATGTAGACAAAAATAATGAATGAAAGTGAAACCTATTTCTACTCCTTTTTCTTTTCTTTGTTCGATGCAGTAAAGAGAGAATGGTCCACCCTTTATTTCATACACCAACTACCACAATCTTTTATTCTCCTTTTTTGACTTCCAGTAAAAAAGAAACACACACACCTACTCAAGAACTTCACAATCCTTATCTTGTTCTTTTTCTTCTTGTTCTATTCTTGAAAGACGATAATTTCCCCTTTTTTTTATCTTGTTCTACAGCCGtgcaaaaataagaaataaaaaaaaaaaaaaacagctttTTTTTTTACAGAcctgaaaaaaaataaaacgcggaGTTCACGGCGATAGTGGCGGCGGTTCACGGCGACGGTGGCGGTGATTCAGGGCGGCGGTTCTAGGTGTTTACAGCGAAGATGAAcaaattaaaaatgggtttttggtCGGAATGTTCCCACGATGCGAATTGTGCTGGAGGTGAGTTTAAATGCGCCCGATTAAAAATTGATTTCCGCGAAAATAGAAGCTACTGGCAGCCGACTGTGGCGGCACGTGAAGGCTGATTTACAGGTAACCGGAGTTGTGCCGGATTTTGAGCCCCAAATTGTGTCGTGTTTAGATTCTATTTAACCTAGCTCGATACCATGTTCAATAATACAGTAATTGATTGATATGATATTATTGATTGTCTGATTCGTAGCATACAAGAGAGTGACTAATATAGCCACTAACCCTAGGAATGATAAACGGGCCAAGCCCAATATACATGAAACATGGGCTAACAAATATGAGAACATAATATGTCTAACACTATGAGGTTATGGAAGTGTTgagatgaataaataaataaataaataaatatgtatatattcgtGATGGGTAATGGATGTGAGAGTATTTGCCAAGTGCACAGGTCATTGGATACATATCATACCGAGGCTTCTAGAATTAGTTCAATAATAATACAGTATGTCGGTATGATATGGGCAATCTCTGCTGTACATGTATGGGCAATTTGTATTTGCAGATCCACAATCATTCATTGTTACACATATCTATATTGATGTTGTACATATTAATATGTAGAGTATTTATTGTTTTGCACAAGATAGTTTAGTGGTTGGTGAAATGGTATTACATTAGAGTAATATTTAGTGTTTATTGTCTGGTACAAGTGTACAACATAGTTTAGTGATTGGTGAAATGGTATTTTTATGTTTAGAGGTGATCATAAAAATGGGTCAGAAATATCACCGAATATCCAGTTAGAACGTGTGTATATATTTGTATAAGGATACTCACCTCACCAAGTAACATGTATAACTGTGTATAAGGAAACACTTCTTCTTTTCTTTtaagataattattaataacaattagtTTAGTGACCCGTAAATTTatgagtttgataaaaaaaaaatcaacattATAATATTACATTCATTGACGCGTGAattaatacatgtaatttgttcaGAAATTCGAAGATCCATTTTTAATCAATTTCAATGTCCATTTTTAACCTTGAAATGGACACCGGAAAGAAGACACGCACTACAAAAAAATCCCTCTTTTGTGACGAGGAAACTCGCCGCATTAAATAGGGTACTCGCCGCAGTAGGTGTTTTGCCGCGAGGTCTCGCCGTATTATACCTCGTCACCGTAGGTTCGCTGTCTTAAGTCTTTTGCGGCGAAGGAAAGTGGGACCCACATTTATtaagaaaaagaaaaatgaaaagagAAATTATTTATTGCGGCGATTCTTTTGCGACGAGATGGTGGCGCCAAGATTTTTCCGTCAAAACAAATACGGCGACTAATTGCGGCGAGTAAGTGTATCTGACAGGTAAACTGTCATGTTTCTTTTGCGGCGACCCTCGACGCTAAAGGTACCTGCACCAGGAAGCAGGATTCTGCTGTATTTGCAGCATCCCACCCGAAATTTTGAGCGTTTTCCGAAAGCTGTTTCATACCATTTTATAGCAGCTATAACAACATAAACACCAACAATACTAAAATAGATAAACATTTACGCAAAGTTGTACTAACAATTATACAAACTACAAATCTTGAAGTTCAAAAGCATCAATTCGGCGTTTTTACACAAACTACACAAACTATCCGCCTCCTTTTTAGATTTCGTCCATCCAtgcatcatcattattattgtcatCCAACTCATCAAGTCCCGGATCATCCGACTCTTCATCCACCAACTTGCATTGTTTCCTTTACTCTTATCCTTCTTTTTCTTTGACCTACTAGAACTTCCACCACCCATATTTAAGAACATTTTCATCACATTTTGCATTGATTGTTTCATGGTTTGTGTGATGGACTTTTGTACACTTTCCATGACTTCATTGGTCAAATTTGCTTTTACCTCAGCTTTCAATCTCTCACGTTCATCCTCTCACCTTTGATTTAATTCTTCCTCGGTGTAAAAGAAGACACGTACGGACACCtcgtactcttattattattattattattattattattattactactactagctTAAGGCCCGCGATTTCGCGGGCACTTTTGTATGGGTGTTATCGAAATTATAATGGTTCCAATAAAGTAGCTTTATATATAAACACACATTGATAAAGACAAACCTCTTCTTGATTATAAGATAGTAGCTTGACAAAACTTTAATCAAATAAGCTCAGACATAAAACTATAAAGACTATTCAGCTAAAACCATTTGACATGATAAGGGGGTCAAACGGCATCCAAATAAATTTATATGCACAAACTTCTTGTTAGTAATGATCATTTTACCTTTGCAGATTTGAGAAAGCACTAACAACTATTCTACTGAAATGGTGAAGTAATAGATAGACGTACGGGTTCACGAAATTAAACAACAAAATACGCTCGATTTGAATTGTTAGAAAATATAATCCCACACCTAACAAATTTGACTTCCATGACTCAATTTCTAAATTGCTAATACATGATAAAAATGCATAACAGATTAAGGCCCGCGATTTCACGGGCTTTTTTATGGGTCTAATCGGTATTTAAGAAGTTCAAGCAATAGGATTTAATAAAGTACTAATGTAGATTCGCAAGATTTTTTTAAGGGTCAAATCAAATTTTTATTTGTCATAGTAATATATACTACGTATTTTTTAAATATTTGTTAAGTTGATTAGACCAACCCCAACCATGACGCCGTCATGGGCATTTCCTTAGCGCCACCAGCTTTCTCTCTCCACAtttctcaccacttcctcccataacactcaTATAACACACCACTACCAACCATAACATATTCCATCCTCATCACATACCCacgaaattaattaaataaattaaggtACAAATATGTTAGTTGTAAGTACAAGCAAACACTGCACAAATATATGAAGAAAGAGAAAAGCCCGTGCTCAAATGTGCGTGGGGATGAAAAATTTCAGGACGGAGGAGGTGAGGGAGGCCGAGGGCATGTTGAGGGCAGGAGAATGCCAACGGCTTCCTCGCGTGACATACATGATGACATAGTCTATAACATGTCATTAGGAATGGTCTTAGAAAGCAAAataatattagaagtaataatatttCAAAACCCAAAGCTTATGTTGTTTAGAGGTTGGAAACAAACGTGTCGCATGTTGAATAATTTAGTATTCACCGCTTAACTATTCAAACAAACACACATAATCACACTAAATGACTAGACTGTTAAGTTTCAATTAAAAAAATTAGTAAAGTATTACAAATGCAAATATGAAGACTATAATCATCCACTTCAACTTTTTTCCAAATATATACAAGCTAACTTAACGTACTAACAGTACAAAATCCAAAAGGAGCAGCTATAATAGAACGAATAAAGCAATGCCATTGAAAATCAGAATATTGTATGTTAATCCGTTTGACCAAATATGCAACCCATTTAACTAATTGAAACTGTATTTCAAGTTCCCCTTAAGTCAAAGTTTGTTTATTTGACTATATTTTAGATACACGATACCCAAACTTCCATTCATAGATAAAATGGATTAGAATTGCCACCTCTTAATAGGCAATTAAGAATGTGAAAGATGGATTTGTATATACCTCTTTTAACAGGCTTGTTGTTATCGTTTTGAAGAAGAATAAGCCAGAATCTATTGTTAATGACATAACTGATGATGTGAAACATGGAACTAAGAAACTGATGTATATTGTTGGTACCTTTTGTCGCCATGGATATGGAAGTTACAATGATGCCTTTAAAGAATGACCTGAATCAAATCCCGCTCCAAATGAACATTCACTACACTATCTGAATATGTAAATAATTAGGAACAGGCAAGATAATTACGAAGCAGCTTGATATAAGGTGAGCTAAATCTTGTG
The window above is part of the Rutidosis leptorrhynchoides isolate AG116_Rl617_1_P2 chromosome 1, CSIRO_AGI_Rlap_v1, whole genome shotgun sequence genome. Proteins encoded here:
- the LOC139839955 gene encoding uncharacterized mitochondrial protein AtMg00810-like, yielding MWLFKHKYDAEGNLRRYKARLVANGRSQQVGIDCDETFSPVVKPALIRTVLSLAVSRHWHIHQLDVKNAFLHGQLSETVYMHQPPGFRDPRYPDHVCLLQKSLYGLKQGSATAYLLLYVDIILTASSTGLLQQIISSLHKEFAMTDLGPLNYFLGVHATRTASGLFLSQKQYATEVIERAGMPTCHPCRTPVEPGAKFTCHGPPVKDPTLYRSLAGALQYLTFTRPDISYAGTTDLGLQLYASSPTSLVAYSDADWAGCPTTRRSTSGYCVFLGNNLLSWSSKRQLTPSRSSAEAEYPGVANAVAETCWVRNLLRELHCPLTSATLVYCDNLLRDKYGSYTCRPDISLPTSSLKVYRLHCLTSSDPV